The genomic region GAGCAACGCCTGGCCCGGCAGTGACACCGGCAGCCAGACCAGGGCCAGCGCCGCAATGCCCACCAGCACCGGCATCAGTACCAACGTCCCACGCGGGTGGCGCACCAGTAGCCAACCGGCGAGCAAGGTGCCGACGAAATTCGCCACGCCGAAGCCCAGCAGCATCAGGGCCAGCCCTTGGGTATCGACGCCGGTGGTGCTTTCCAGGAACGGGCGAATATAGGTGAACAATGCGAAATGCGCGGTGTGCACCAGCACGCAACCGAACATACCCATGGCGATGCCCGGACGCAGCAACACCTCCAGCACGGTGCGCAGGCGCGCGGTGCCATTGGGCACCAGGCGCGGCAGGGTGAACGCCTGGAACGCCAGGGTCACACCGCCCACGGCAGCCGCCGCGATAAACGCACTGCGCCAGCCGTACAGGCCACCCAAGTAGCTGCCCAGCGGCACGGCGACCACCGTGCCCGCCGCAATCCCGCTGAAGATGATCGACAGCGCACGTGGCAGGGATGCCGCCGGCACCAGGCGCATGGCCACCGCCGCCGCCATGCTCCAGAAGCCGCCCAGGGCGATGCCCAGCAGGATGCGCATCAACAACAGCACGGTCAGGCTGGAAGACAGCGCCACCAGCAGGTTGGAGGCGATCATCAGCGTGGAGAACCCCAGCAGCACCACGCGCCGATCGATGCTTCGGGTCAGGCCGGGCACCAGCAAGCCGGCAAACAACGCCACCACCGCCGTCACCGTCACGGCCTGGCCGGCCAGCGCTTCCGAAACACCCAGGTCCAAGGCCATGGGGGTCAACAAACTGGCCGGCAGGTATTCCGCCGTCAGCAAACCGAACACCCCCATTGCCAAAGAAAATACCGCCAGCCAGGCCGGCTCCGTCACCACCCCGGCAGGGGCTTGGGCTGCATACTCACTCATCACAGGTCATCCTCAAATCATTAGCAAGGCGACAAGTCTAGGTTTGCCTGGCAGGATGATCTATGATGCAAACCCTTGAGTTTTTGACCGAAACCCCGACCATGACTGCCGCGGATGCTTTTACCCTGTCTTCCGACCTGATCAATGAACTGTTGCGCGGTATGCGCCTGCGCGGTGTGCAGTACCGGCGCATCCAGGCCGGGCCGACCTTCGGCATGGGCTTTGGCGCCAAGCCCGGCCATGCCTATTTCCACTTTCTCGCGGCCGGCCACGTGACCTTGCGCGGCGAGGATGGCGACCTTTTCGAACTGTCGGCGGGCAATGCGGTGTTCATCGCCCATGGCGGCGCGCATGCACTGTTATCCGACGCAAGCACCGATGTGCAAGACATCGGCGATTTCGACAGCGCCCCGCTGGGAGACGCCGTCTGCGCCGTGGATGCGTCACCCGAGACCGCCCCCAGCACTCTGCTGTTCAGCGCCTGCATGGAGTTCGAACTCGGCAGCATCCAGGGGCTTGGCAACCTGATGCCAACGCTGATGCTGATCGATGCCGGGGGCCAGCGTTACCCCGGCCTGATGCCGATCCTGGCGGTGATGGAACGGGAAGTCTCCACGGCCCGGATCGGCTTTGCCGGCATCCTCGCGCGCCTGGCCGATGTGGTGGCGGCGATGATCGTACGCGGCTGGGTCGAATGTGCCTGCGGCAACGCCTCGGGCCTGGTGGCGGCGCTACGCGACCCACGCCTGGCCCGCGCTCTCCTCGCCCTGCACCAGCAGCCGGGCCGCGACTGGAGCGTGGCGGAACTGGCAGCGCAGTGCCATACCTCGCGCTCGGTATTTGCCGATCGCTTCCAGGCCATCCTCGGCATACCGCCGTTGCGCTACGCCACGGAACTGCGCATGCGCCTGGCCAGCCAGTGGCTGACGCTGGAGCGCATGCCCATCGAAACCGTCGCGCAACGCCTCGGCTACACCTCCCAGGCGGCGTTCAGCCGTGCCTTCAAGCGCATCACCGGGCAACCGCCCGGGGCGGCCCGCAGTTCAATGTAGCGACTGCCCCTTCAAGCATTGCGCACCTTGATCATGAAGCCTTAATCTCGTCAGCCAATCACACCGCGAAAGCAATGGAGGCTGCATGAAACTGGTCGGAATGCTGGACTCGCCCTACGTACGCCGCGTGGCGATTTCCCTGGACTTGTATGGGGTGGAGTTTGTGCATGAGCCGCTGTCGGTGTTCAGCACCTTCGCGGAGTTTTCCCAGGTCAACCCGGTGGTCAAGGCGCCCACCCTGGTGCTGGATGACGGGACAATGCTGATGGATTCGAGCCTGATCCTCGACTACCTCGAAACCTTGGCGCCAGCTGACAAGAAGCTGCTGCCCCAACAACCGGCGGCACGCGCCCACGACCTGCACCTGCTCGGGTTGGCCCTCGCGGCCTGTGAAAAGAGCGTGCAGATCGTCTATGAACACAAACTGCGCCCAGCCGAAAAGCTGCATGCGCCGTGGATAGAGCGGGTCAGCCGGCAATTGCTGGCGGCTTATGCGTTGCTGGACAAGCAACTGGACAACGGCGAAGCGCTGACCCAGGCATCAATTACGGCGGCGGTCGCCTGGTCGTTCAGCCAGTTCACTGTGGCCTCGGTGGTGAAGGCCGATGCGTTCCCCAACCTCAAGCGCCATGCTGAACGCCTGGAACAGCACCCGGCGTTCAAGCGTTATCCCATCGCATAAACACCACTGTTCAAATGTGGGAGGGGGCTTGCTCCCGATGGCGGCGGGTCAGCTGATGCATCTGTAGCTGATCCACCGCGATCGGGAGCAAGCCCCCTCCCACACTCGACCTTCGTCGTTTTGGTAATCGCGTTTCTACACCCAACCGCCGTCAACGATGAAGTTCTGCGCCGAGCACATTGCCGAGGCGTCCGAGGCCAAAAACAACGCCATATTGGCGATGTGTTCCGGCATCACACTGCCGGGCAGGCATTGGCTGCGGGCGATGAGTTCCCTGGCCGCATCGTCAACCCACATGGCCAGTTGCTTTTCCGTCATCACCCAGCCCGGCACCAGCGTATTGACGCGGATATGGCTGGGCCCCAGCTCCCGCGCCAGGCCGCGGGTCATGCCGTGGGCCGCGGCCTTGCTGGCGGCGTACACCGGGTAGCCGGCCGAGGCCATCATCCAGCCGACCGATCCCAGGTTGATGATCGAGCCACCACCGGCCTCTTTCATCATCGGCACCACCGCCTTGGCGGCGAAGAAGGCGTGCTTGAGGTTGACCGCAATCAGCTGGTCGAACATTTGCGAGTCGATTTCTTCCAGGCTGTGGCGCACGTCATTGGCCGCATTGTTCACCAGCACCGTGATCGGCCCCAGCGACTGCTCGAAGCGCCCGATGGCGGCGCGGTAGCCAATTTCGTCGGTGATGTCGCAGCACTCGAACTCCACGGTAAGCCCTTGGGAATTCAACAGCGCGGCCAAGCGTTCGCCCTGGCTTTGCGCACGGTCCACGAAACCCACCTTGGCGCCTTGCGCGGCGAAGGCGCGCACCATGAACTCGCCAATCCCCGAGGCACCGCCGGAAATCAGCACGGTTTTGTCCTTGAGGTCGGGATAAATCGCTTGCTGGGTAGTCATATCAGTGATCGCTCTGCTTAATTAGTCTTATTTTATTTTGCAAACACGCCGTTAAAGGCTATAAATCCGGGGTCATTACGACAAAATATCTCAAATTAGTAGAACTATTCCATCCAAAACAACAAAAGGAAGTTCGACCATGAAGCACCCTCGTTACCTGCTGTCCGGTCTGGCGCTGTCCATGCTGGTCGCCAGCGGCGGCACCCAGGCCGCCGGCCTGACCAGCGAACACAAACCCTTCGGCAAAACCAATGACGGCACCGCCGTCGAACAGTACATATTGCGCAACAGCCATGGCATGCAAGCCACGGTAATCACCTACGGCGGCGTATTGCAGTCGTTGAAGGTGCCGGACAAACACGGCAAGGTCGACGACGTGGTGCTGGGCTTCGATGACGTGCAGGGCTATCAGGCCGGCACGGCATTTTTTGGCGCGACCATCGGCCGTTTCGGCAACCGCCTGGCCGGCGGCGCCTTCGAACTCGACGGCAAACGCTACCAGGTGCCGCTCAACGACGGTCCCAACTCCCTGCATGGCGGCGCCCAAGGCTTCGACAAGCAGGTATGGCAAGCCCAGCCGGTCAAGGACAAGGACTCGGTGGGCGTCACCCTCACCTACCTGTCCAAGGACGGTGAAATGGGCTTCCCCGGTAACCTGAAGACCGAAGTCACTTACCGCCTGAACGACAACAACGAACTGCATATCGACTACAAGGCCACCACCGACAAACCGACGGTGCTCAACCTGACCAACCACAGCTACTTCAACCTCGCCGGCGCGGGTAACGGCGACATTCTCAAGCAGGTCGCCACCCTGCATGCCAGCCACTACACCCCCGTGAACGCCACCTTGATCCCCACCGGTGAATTGGCGCCCGTCAAGGGCACGCCGATGGACTTCCTCAAGCCCACGCCTATCGGCCAGCACATCAAGGCGGACCATCCGCAGCTCAAGTTCGCCGAACCGAAACAGGGTGGCTTCGATTTCAACTGGGCGCTGGACACCAAGGGCGATGTGAAGCAGCTCGCCGCCGAGGTGCATGACCCTGAGTCCGGCCGGCGCTTGCAGCTCTACACCAGCGAACCGGGTGTGCAGTTCTATACCAGCAACTTCCTCGATGGCTCGGTGAAGGGCAAGGCGGGCAAGACCTATCAGCACTGGAGCGGGTTTACCTTGGAGACCCAGCACTTCCCGGATGCGCCTAACCAGCCAGGCTTTGCCTCAACTCGCTTGAACCCTGGGCAGACCTATACCCAACACACCCTCTTCAAGTTCTCCGCCGATTAAAACTGTGGGAGGGGGCTTGCTCCCGATGGCGGTGGGTCAGTTACAGACGCATCAACTGACCCACCGCCATCGGGAGCAAGTCGAATCGTCGCACCGCCCCTCCCACATTGGATCTTCGTATGGCTCGGGTTAGCGTTGTTTCATGCGATCGATCACGACAGCCAGCAGCAGGATCGAGCCGCGAATCACGTACTGGTAAAACGTGTCGATGTTCTTCAGGTTCATCGCGTTCTCGATGATCGCCAGGATCAGCACCCCAGCGATCACATGGCGGATCATGCCGATGCCGCCGCTCAGCGATACCCCGCCCAGTACGCACGCAGAGATCACCGTCAGCTCGAAGCCCTGGCCGATCATCGGTTGGCCGGAGGTCATGCGCGAGGCCAGGATCACCCCGGCCAGCGCGCCGATCAGGCCATGGACGGCGAAGATCAGGATCTTGGTGCGGTCCACGTTGACCCCGGCCAGCAGCGCCGCTTCCGGGTTGCCGCCGATGGCCATGGTGTTGCGCCCGTAGGTGGTGTAGTTGAGCAGCCAGCCGAAGAACAGGAAGCAGACAATGGTGATCAGGATCGGCACCGGCACGCCAAACAGTTGGCCGTTGCCGAAGACGAAGAACTGCTCCTCGGACACCCCCACAGCCTTGCCATCGGCAAAGATGTAGGCCAGGCCGCGCACGATCTGCATGGTCGCCAAGGTGGTGATCAAGGCGTTGACCCGCAGCTTGGCGATCACTATTCCATTGATCAGGCCCACCATCAGGCCCATCAGCAACGCCGCGCCAATGCCCAGCATCACGCTGTCGGTATCGCGCATCACAATCGCCGCCACCACCCCGGCGCAGGCAATCACCGAGCCCACCGACAAGTCGAAGTGCCCCGAGGCCAGGCAGAACAGCATGGTGCACGCGGCTATGCCGACGGTGGAAATCGCCAGGCCCAGGCCGCGCA from Pseudomonas synxantha harbors:
- a CDS encoding glutathione S-transferase family protein, with amino-acid sequence MKLVGMLDSPYVRRVAISLDLYGVEFVHEPLSVFSTFAEFSQVNPVVKAPTLVLDDGTMLMDSSLILDYLETLAPADKKLLPQQPAARAHDLHLLGLALAACEKSVQIVYEHKLRPAEKLHAPWIERVSRQLLAAYALLDKQLDNGEALTQASITAAVAWSFSQFTVASVVKADAFPNLKRHAERLEQHPAFKRYPIA
- a CDS encoding MFS transporter, encoding MSEYAAQAPAGVVTEPAWLAVFSLAMGVFGLLTAEYLPASLLTPMALDLGVSEALAGQAVTVTAVVALFAGLLVPGLTRSIDRRVVLLGFSTLMIASNLLVALSSSLTVLLLMRILLGIALGGFWSMAAAVAMRLVPAASLPRALSIIFSGIAAGTVVAVPLGSYLGGLYGWRSAFIAAAAVGGVTLAFQAFTLPRLVPNGTARLRTVLEVLLRPGIAMGMFGCVLVHTAHFALFTYIRPFLESTTGVDTQGLALMLLGFGVANFVGTLLAGWLLVRHPRGTLVLMPVLVGIAALALVWLPVSLPGQALLLALWGMAFGGVPVAWSNWVARAVPDQAESAGGMVVASVQSAIAAGAAGGGLMFSVSGIGGVFVGAGVLMLLAALLIALRVQVPRQGRDAGVTHHPSLV
- a CDS encoding SDR family NAD(P)-dependent oxidoreductase, with product MTTQQAIYPDLKDKTVLISGGASGIGEFMVRAFAAQGAKVGFVDRAQSQGERLAALLNSQGLTVEFECCDITDEIGYRAAIGRFEQSLGPITVLVNNAANDVRHSLEEIDSQMFDQLIAVNLKHAFFAAKAVVPMMKEAGGGSIINLGSVGWMMASAGYPVYAASKAAAHGMTRGLARELGPSHIRVNTLVPGWVMTEKQLAMWVDDAARELIARSQCLPGSVMPEHIANMALFLASDASAMCSAQNFIVDGGWV
- a CDS encoding AraC family transcriptional regulator — translated: MQTLEFLTETPTMTAADAFTLSSDLINELLRGMRLRGVQYRRIQAGPTFGMGFGAKPGHAYFHFLAAGHVTLRGEDGDLFELSAGNAVFIAHGGAHALLSDASTDVQDIGDFDSAPLGDAVCAVDASPETAPSTLLFSACMEFELGSIQGLGNLMPTLMLIDAGGQRYPGLMPILAVMEREVSTARIGFAGILARLADVVAAMIVRGWVECACGNASGLVAALRDPRLARALLALHQQPGRDWSVAELAAQCHTSRSVFADRFQAILGIPPLRYATELRMRLASQWLTLERMPIETVAQRLGYTSQAAFSRAFKRITGQPPGAARSSM
- a CDS encoding aldose epimerase family protein; amino-acid sequence: MKHPRYLLSGLALSMLVASGGTQAAGLTSEHKPFGKTNDGTAVEQYILRNSHGMQATVITYGGVLQSLKVPDKHGKVDDVVLGFDDVQGYQAGTAFFGATIGRFGNRLAGGAFELDGKRYQVPLNDGPNSLHGGAQGFDKQVWQAQPVKDKDSVGVTLTYLSKDGEMGFPGNLKTEVTYRLNDNNELHIDYKATTDKPTVLNLTNHSYFNLAGAGNGDILKQVATLHASHYTPVNATLIPTGELAPVKGTPMDFLKPTPIGQHIKADHPQLKFAEPKQGGFDFNWALDTKGDVKQLAAEVHDPESGRRLQLYTSEPGVQFYTSNFLDGSVKGKAGKTYQHWSGFTLETQHFPDAPNQPGFASTRLNPGQTYTQHTLFKFSAD
- the araH gene encoding L-arabinose ABC transporter permease AraH, with product MTTQPNALPSARKPLDMRALLDNWAMLLAAVGIFVLCALLIDNFLSPLNMRGLGLAISTVGIAACTMLFCLASGHFDLSVGSVIACAGVVAAIVMRDTDSVMLGIGAALLMGLMVGLINGIVIAKLRVNALITTLATMQIVRGLAYIFADGKAVGVSEEQFFVFGNGQLFGVPVPILITIVCFLFFGWLLNYTTYGRNTMAIGGNPEAALLAGVNVDRTKILIFAVHGLIGALAGVILASRMTSGQPMIGQGFELTVISACVLGGVSLSGGIGMIRHVIAGVLILAIIENAMNLKNIDTFYQYVIRGSILLLAVVIDRMKQR